In Brachypodium distachyon strain Bd21 chromosome 2, Brachypodium_distachyon_v3.0, whole genome shotgun sequence, one genomic interval encodes:
- the LOC100830311 gene encoding peroxidase 2, translated as MDNVRKLSFYDDQGVNVADKGVLDNSYYTANLQNMVLFNSDWVLTQDKAARDAMELYKKDADTWYDLFGKAMGKLSELPMDEGAGWEIRKNCRTTNDASWY; from the coding sequence ATGGACAATGTCCGGAAACTGTCCTTCTATGACGACCAAGGGGTTAACGTGGCGGACAAGGGTGTCCTGGACAACAGCTACTACACGGCCAACCTCCAGAACATGGTGCTCTTCAACTCCGATTGGGTGCTGACGCAGGACAAGGCTGCCAGGGACGCGATGGAACTGTACAAGAAGGACGCCGACACGTGGTACGACCTCTTTGGCAAGGCCATGGGTAAGCTCAGCGAGCTTCCCATGGACGAGGGCGCCGGTTGGGAGATCAGGAAGAACTGCAGAACCACTAACGATGCCAGCTGGTACTAG